In one Denitratisoma sp. genomic region, the following are encoded:
- the nrfD gene encoding NrfD/PsrC family molybdoenzyme membrane anchor subunit has translation MATASYVETQSRPAAFWGLLAAGGLFMLAAFAAFLHFEHSGHVVTGMDNQIVWGIPHVFAVFLIVAASGVLNVASIGSVFGKPMYKARAPLSGLLALAMMAGGLAVLAADLGRPDRLIVAMTHFNFKSIFALNMMFYSGFFAIVAAYLVTMMDRSLNGYSKIVGFLAFFWRLALTTATGSIFGFLIARTAYGSALMAPMFIIYSFAYGLAAFLIVQGSMYAWNKLQLDARILARMKNLLAVFVGAALYFTAVMHLTGLYFAKQTDYERFLLSDGGIYTAVFWLGQVVVGGILPLALIFAPGATQTRVIAASVLVVLGGLAQMFVTIVGGQAFPLEIFPGYAVSSTYQDGIVNPYSPVLGEFALGFGGIALAFLITVVAVRVLRFLPQDDFAALKASDD, from the coding sequence ATGGCGACTGCCTCCTACGTCGAAACCCAAAGCCGCCCCGCCGCCTTCTGGGGCCTGCTGGCCGCGGGCGGCCTGTTCATGCTGGCGGCCTTCGCCGCCTTCCTGCATTTCGAGCACAGCGGCCACGTCGTCACCGGCATGGACAACCAGATCGTCTGGGGCATCCCGCACGTCTTTGCCGTGTTCCTCATCGTCGCCGCCTCCGGCGTGCTCAACGTCGCCTCGATCGGCTCGGTGTTCGGCAAGCCGATGTACAAGGCGCGCGCGCCGCTCTCAGGCCTGCTGGCCCTGGCCATGATGGCCGGCGGCCTCGCCGTGCTGGCGGCCGACCTCGGCCGCCCCGACCGCCTCATCGTGGCGATGACGCACTTCAACTTCAAGTCGATCTTCGCCCTCAACATGATGTTCTACTCGGGCTTCTTCGCCATCGTCGCCGCCTACCTGGTGACGATGATGGACCGCAGCCTGAACGGCTACTCGAAGATCGTCGGCTTCCTCGCCTTCTTCTGGCGCCTGGCGCTGACCACCGCCACCGGCTCGATCTTCGGCTTCCTCATCGCCCGCACCGCCTACGGCTCGGCCCTGATGGCGCCGATGTTCATCATCTACTCCTTCGCCTACGGCCTGGCGGCCTTCCTCATCGTGCAGGGCTCGATGTACGCCTGGAACAAGCTGCAGCTCGACGCGCGCATCCTCGCCCGCATGAAGAACCTGCTCGCCGTCTTCGTCGGCGCGGCGCTCTACTTCACTGCCGTAATGCACCTGACCGGCCTGTACTTCGCCAAGCAGACCGATTACGAACGCTTCCTCCTGTCAGACGGCGGCATCTACACCGCCGTCTTCTGGCTCGGCCAGGTGGTGGTCGGCGGCATCCTGCCGCTGGCGCTGATCTTCGCGCCCGGCGCCACGCAGACGCGCGTTATCGCCGCCTCGGTGCTGGTGGTGCTGGGCGGCCTCGCCCAGATGTTCGTCACCATCGTCGGCGGCCAGGCCTTCCCGCTGGAGATCTTCCCGGGCTACGCCGTCAGCAGCACCTACCAGGACGGCATCGTGAACCCCTATTCGCCGGTGCTCGGCGAGTTCGCCCTCGGCTTCGGCGGCATCGCCCTGGCCTTCCTCATCACCGTCGTCGCGGTGCGCGTGCTGCGCTTCCTGCCGCAGGACGACTTCGCCGCGCTGAAGGCGTCGGACGACTGA
- a CDS encoding 4Fe-4S dicluster domain-containing protein, translating to MSDNNSTSRRGFLATSAAALAGLTLAPGIRLVEIAAAKPENEPVTSKVRWGMLIDTTRCQTGCTECVSACGKENGLGEVTKPRTDAQWIRKIDLKDLKSGRALSLPMMCQHCAHPPCVDVCPTGASFKRADGIVLVDRHICIGCRYCMMACPYKARSFVHEPHTDQNPEVPRGQGCVESCTLCVHRVDRGGTPACVEACAAAGHNAMLFGDLNDPESAISKRVREVKTTQVRADLKLDLGVRYEGI from the coding sequence ATGAGCGACAACAACAGCACCAGCCGCCGCGGCTTCCTCGCCACCTCCGCCGCCGCCCTGGCGGGACTGACTTTGGCCCCCGGCATCCGCCTCGTCGAGATCGCCGCCGCCAAGCCGGAGAACGAGCCGGTCACGTCGAAAGTCCGCTGGGGCATGCTCATCGACACCACCCGCTGCCAGACCGGCTGCACGGAGTGCGTTTCCGCCTGCGGCAAGGAAAACGGCCTCGGCGAGGTGACCAAGCCGCGCACCGACGCGCAGTGGATCCGCAAGATCGACCTGAAGGACCTGAAGAGCGGCCGCGCCCTCTCGCTGCCGATGATGTGCCAGCACTGCGCCCACCCGCCCTGCGTGGACGTCTGCCCGACCGGCGCCTCGTTCAAGCGCGCCGACGGCATCGTGCTGGTCGACCGCCACATCTGCATCGGCTGCCGCTACTGCATGATGGCCTGCCCGTACAAGGCGCGCTCCTTCGTGCACGAGCCGCACACCGACCAGAACCCGGAAGTGCCGCGCGGCCAGGGCTGCGTCGAGAGCTGCACCCTGTGCGTGCACCGCGTCGACCGCGGCGGCACGCCGGCCTGCGTCGAGGCCTGCGCCGCCGCCGGCCACAACGCCATGCTGTTCGGCGACCTGAACGACCCCGAGAGCGCGATCTCCAAGCGCGTCCGCGAGGTGAAAACCACCCAGGTGCGCGCCGACCTCAAGCTCGACCTCGGCGTCCGCTACGAAGGGATTTGA
- a CDS encoding NAD(P)-binding protein: MSATNEKSGTQQLTFRRYKDGDSKHVPWNKQIFQASHTYKCPTYIQSTPPCQGSCPSGEDIRGYLNIVRGVEKPPVGADGKPVMPVYEYAWRRLTEANPFPSVMGRVCPAPCETGCNRNALEDHVGINSVEHFLGEYAIKNNLKFAAPETKTGKKVAVIGGGPAGLSCAYQLARMGHEVTIFDEHEFLGGMMRYGIPGFRTPRDVLDAEIQRILDLGVKAKLKTRIGTDVKMEDIRKQFDAVFLGLGAQGGRALPCDGNDAPNVVTATSFLRAFNDGRMKYVGKRVVVVGGGDTSIDVATVARRLGAIDSPKPTDRPEDVIGGRAAHDVAEISARQGAEVVLTSVFPVDKMQANKHEIEQAKAEGIDIRGGWAPVGVVRGADGRATALRVAQCEAKFVGPKLEIKMIEGSEQDIPADLIVSAIGQAVDFTGLEEFDSGKGNVAADKNYQVQGKPGVFTGGDVIRPHLLTTAIGHGWIAAEGIDRFLRGEEQDKRAKIDVHYWDMQRKLLEKGKQPQPATEPLRGTDASNVAVHNYDNRSDRYVITHKELFLGHFGYTPRNIRNVITLNKEQALGNFQERLDPLDEKQAIAEAKRCMSCGQCFECDNCVVYCPQTAVYRVKKTEATTGRYVATDYTKCIGCHICHDVCPTGYIQMGLGE; the protein is encoded by the coding sequence ATGTCGGCCACCAACGAGAAATCCGGTACGCAGCAACTGACATTCCGTCGCTACAAGGACGGCGACAGCAAGCACGTGCCCTGGAACAAGCAGATCTTCCAGGCCAGCCACACCTACAAGTGCCCGACCTACATCCAGTCGACGCCGCCCTGCCAGGGCAGCTGCCCCTCCGGCGAGGACATCCGCGGCTACCTGAACATCGTGCGCGGCGTCGAGAAGCCGCCGGTCGGCGCCGACGGCAAGCCTGTGATGCCGGTCTACGAGTACGCCTGGCGCCGCCTGACGGAAGCCAACCCCTTCCCCTCGGTGATGGGACGCGTCTGCCCGGCGCCGTGCGAGACCGGCTGCAACCGCAACGCCCTGGAGGACCACGTCGGCATCAACTCCGTCGAGCACTTCCTCGGCGAGTACGCCATCAAGAACAACCTCAAGTTCGCCGCGCCCGAAACGAAGACCGGCAAGAAGGTGGCGGTCATCGGCGGCGGACCGGCCGGCCTCTCCTGCGCCTACCAGCTGGCGCGCATGGGCCATGAAGTCACCATCTTCGACGAGCACGAGTTCCTCGGCGGCATGATGCGCTACGGCATCCCCGGCTTCCGCACCCCGCGCGACGTCCTCGACGCCGAGATCCAGCGCATCCTCGACCTCGGCGTGAAAGCGAAACTGAAGACCCGCATCGGCACAGACGTCAAGATGGAGGACATCCGCAAGCAGTTCGACGCGGTGTTCCTCGGCCTCGGCGCCCAGGGCGGCCGCGCCCTGCCCTGCGACGGCAACGACGCCCCCAACGTGGTCACCGCGACCTCCTTCCTGCGCGCCTTCAACGACGGCCGCATGAAGTACGTCGGCAAGCGCGTGGTGGTGGTCGGCGGCGGCGACACCTCGATCGACGTCGCCACCGTGGCGCGCCGCCTCGGCGCCATCGACAGCCCGAAGCCGACCGACCGGCCGGAAGACGTCATCGGCGGCCGCGCCGCCCACGACGTCGCCGAGATTTCCGCCCGCCAGGGCGCCGAGGTCGTGCTGACCTCGGTCTTCCCGGTGGACAAGATGCAGGCCAACAAGCACGAGATCGAGCAGGCCAAGGCGGAAGGCATCGACATCCGCGGCGGCTGGGCGCCGGTCGGCGTGGTGCGCGGCGCCGACGGCCGCGCCACGGCGCTGCGCGTGGCGCAGTGCGAGGCCAAGTTCGTCGGCCCGAAGCTCGAGATCAAGATGATCGAAGGCTCCGAACAGGACATCCCGGCCGACCTGATCGTCTCGGCCATCGGCCAGGCGGTCGACTTCACCGGCCTCGAGGAGTTCGACTCCGGCAAGGGCAACGTGGCCGCCGACAAGAACTACCAGGTGCAGGGCAAGCCGGGCGTGTTCACGGGCGGCGACGTCATCCGCCCGCACCTCCTGACCACCGCCATCGGCCACGGCTGGATCGCCGCCGAGGGCATCGACCGCTTCCTGCGCGGCGAGGAGCAGGACAAGCGCGCCAAGATCGACGTGCACTACTGGGACATGCAGCGCAAGCTGCTGGAGAAGGGCAAGCAGCCGCAGCCGGCCACCGAGCCGCTGCGCGGCACCGACGCCTCGAACGTCGCCGTGCACAACTACGACAACCGCTCCGACCGCTACGTCATCACGCACAAGGAGCTGTTCCTCGGCCATTTCGGCTACACGCCGCGCAACATCCGCAACGTCATCACGCTGAACAAGGAGCAGGCCCTCGGCAACTTCCAGGAGCGCCTGGATCCGCTCGACGAGAAGCAGGCGATCGCCGAGGCCAAGCGCTGCATGAGCTGCGGCCAGTGCTTCGAGTGCGACAACTGCGTGGTGTACTGCCCGCAGACCGCCGTCTATCGCGTCAAGAAGACCGAAGCGACCACCGGCCGCTACGTGGCGACCGACTACACGAAGTGCATCGGCTGCCACATCTGCCACGACGTCTGCCCGACCGGCTACATCCAGATGGGACTGGGCGAATGA
- a CDS encoding (Fe-S)-binding protein: MAAAEFTTPELKDYPAIPALQRDAMAESKPYVASDKINTAIGFPGELVPDWEAKAIGRLGELLKKYRSLKVYLDACVHCGACTDKCHYFLGTGDPKNMPVARQDLLRGVYRRHFTLAGKLFPKLVGATDLTREVLDDWYKYYHQCSECRRCSVFCPYGIDTAEITMAGREILDSVGYGQKYSNEIIGKVHKIGNNLGLPGPALEDTLQGVEEDVKEDTGIDVKYPMDVKGAEVLLITPSADFFAEPHIDSLIGYGKVFHAAGISWTLSSKASEAGNFGMFIGNYDQLRTIALRIREAALELGVKRIVVGECGHAWRVAYSFWNTLTGIGAGANDPFAVQLQSQLDHRYKQPSHICEVTWDLIQRGALKFDKEANDHRIITFHDSCNVARASRMGDAPGGQFEIPRSIIRAVANHYFEMAPGTTHEATFCCGGGGGVLTDELLELRVKGSMPRMGALKQVVDQHGVNFMATICAICKAQFTKVLPYYKFNRGMVGGVHQLVSTAIRLGSND, translated from the coding sequence ATGGCCGCTGCAGAATTCACGACCCCCGAACTCAAGGACTACCCCGCCATCCCCGCGCTGCAGCGCGACGCCATGGCGGAGAGCAAGCCCTACGTCGCCAGCGACAAGATCAACACGGCCATCGGCTTCCCCGGCGAGCTGGTGCCTGACTGGGAGGCCAAGGCCATCGGCCGCCTCGGCGAGCTGCTGAAGAAGTACCGCTCGCTCAAGGTCTACCTCGACGCCTGCGTGCATTGCGGCGCCTGCACCGACAAGTGCCACTATTTCCTCGGCACCGGCGACCCGAAGAACATGCCGGTGGCGCGCCAGGACCTGCTGCGCGGCGTCTATCGCCGCCACTTCACCCTGGCCGGCAAGCTGTTCCCGAAGCTGGTCGGCGCCACCGACCTGACGCGCGAAGTGCTCGACGACTGGTACAAGTACTACCACCAGTGTTCCGAGTGCCGCCGCTGCTCGGTGTTCTGCCCCTACGGCATCGACACCGCCGAGATCACCATGGCCGGCCGCGAGATCCTCGATTCGGTGGGCTACGGCCAGAAGTACTCGAACGAGATCATCGGCAAGGTGCACAAGATCGGCAACAACCTCGGCCTGCCCGGCCCGGCGCTGGAAGACACCCTGCAGGGCGTCGAGGAGGACGTCAAGGAAGACACCGGCATCGACGTCAAGTACCCGATGGACGTCAAGGGCGCCGAGGTCCTGCTGATCACGCCCTCGGCCGACTTCTTCGCCGAGCCGCACATCGACAGCCTGATCGGCTACGGCAAGGTCTTCCACGCCGCCGGCATTTCCTGGACGCTGTCCTCGAAGGCCTCGGAAGCCGGCAACTTCGGCATGTTCATCGGCAACTACGACCAGCTGCGGACGATCGCCCTGCGCATCCGCGAGGCGGCCCTCGAATTGGGCGTCAAGCGCATCGTCGTCGGCGAGTGCGGCCACGCCTGGCGCGTCGCCTACAGCTTCTGGAACACCCTGACCGGCATCGGCGCCGGCGCCAACGATCCCTTCGCGGTACAGCTGCAGAGCCAGCTCGACCACCGCTACAAGCAGCCCTCGCACATCTGCGAGGTGACCTGGGACCTGATCCAGCGCGGCGCCCTGAAGTTCGACAAGGAAGCCAACGACCACCGCATCATCACCTTCCACGACTCCTGCAACGTGGCGCGCGCCTCGCGCATGGGCGATGCGCCCGGCGGCCAGTTCGAGATCCCGCGCTCGATCATCCGGGCCGTGGCGAACCACTATTTCGAGATGGCGCCCGGCACCACGCACGAGGCGACCTTCTGCTGCGGCGGCGGCGGCGGCGTGCTCACCGACGAATTGCTCGAGCTGCGCGTCAAGGGCTCGATGCCCCGCATGGGCGCGCTCAAGCAGGTGGTGGACCAGCATGGCGTGAATTTCATGGCGACCATCTGCGCCATCTGCAAGGCGCAGTTCACCAAGGTCCTGCCCTACTACAAGTTCAACCGCGGCATGGTCGGCGGCGTGCACCAGCTCGTCAGCACGGCCATCCGGCTCGGCAGCAACGATTAA
- a CDS encoding respiratory nitrate reductase subunit gamma, with amino-acid sequence MSAATIFFAVLFYAATAILVAGLAYKIADYFRTPAPLKIPTTPAPTTTGGVVLRMLREVALFESLFKSNLWIWAFGILFHGALLLVLMRHLRYFTEPVWFWVGWVQPFGLYAGFAMVAGLLGLWGRRFVVERIRYISTPSDHLMLALLAGIGLSGLAMKFLMHTDIVAVKAFFLGLMRFDVQPLPSHPGLYIHLTLVALLMIVFPFSKLLHAPGVFFSPSRNQADDPREKRHLAPWAAELEKN; translated from the coding sequence ATGAGCGCAGCCACGATCTTCTTCGCCGTCCTCTTCTACGCCGCCACGGCGATCCTCGTCGCCGGCCTGGCGTACAAGATCGCCGACTATTTCCGCACGCCGGCGCCGCTGAAGATCCCCACCACCCCGGCGCCGACCACCACCGGCGGCGTGGTGCTGCGCATGCTGCGCGAGGTGGCGCTGTTCGAGAGCCTGTTCAAGTCCAACCTGTGGATCTGGGCCTTCGGCATCCTCTTCCACGGCGCGCTGCTGCTGGTGCTGATGCGCCACCTGCGCTACTTCACCGAGCCGGTGTGGTTCTGGGTCGGCTGGGTGCAGCCCTTCGGCCTCTACGCCGGCTTCGCCATGGTGGCGGGCCTGCTCGGCCTGTGGGGCCGGCGCTTCGTCGTCGAGCGCATCCGCTACATCTCGACGCCGTCCGACCACCTGATGCTGGCCCTGCTCGCCGGCATCGGCCTCTCGGGCCTGGCCATGAAGTTCCTCATGCACACCGACATCGTCGCCGTGAAGGCCTTCTTCCTCGGCCTGATGCGCTTCGACGTGCAGCCGCTGCCCTCGCATCCGGGCCTCTACATCCACCTGACGCTGGTGGCGCTGCTGATGATCGTTTTCCCATTCAGCAAGCTGCTGCATGCGCCGGGCGTGTTCTTCAGCCCGTCGCGCAACCAGGCCGACGATCCGCGCGAGAAGCGCCACCTGGCGCCCTGGGCCGCCGAACTCGAGAAGAACTGA
- a CDS encoding TusE/DsrC/DsvC family sulfur relay protein yields MAIEVNGKTYETDEEGYLTDINEWNEDVAKILAEQENINMSEQHWEVINFLREYYNEFQIAPAVRVLTKAIGKKLGPEKGNSQYLYELFPYGPGKQACKIAGLPKPTGCI; encoded by the coding sequence ATGGCAATCGAAGTGAATGGCAAGACCTACGAGACCGACGAGGAAGGCTACCTGACCGACATCAACGAGTGGAACGAGGATGTCGCCAAGATTCTCGCCGAGCAGGAAAACATCAACATGAGCGAGCAGCACTGGGAAGTCATCAACTTCCTGCGCGAGTACTACAACGAGTTCCAGATCGCCCCGGCCGTGCGCGTGCTGACCAAGGCCATCGGCAAGAAGCTGGGGCCGGAGAAGGGCAACAGCCAGTACCTGTACGAGCTGTTCCCCTACGGCCCGGGCAAGCAGGCGTGCAAGATCGCCGGCCTGCCGAAGCCGACCGGCTGCATCTGA
- the tusB gene encoding sulfurtransferase complex subunit TusB has translation MLHIVNKSPLDRNSLDTCLATAQPGGALLLIEDGVYAATNGNAAAGKLKQAMGQMKVYALQPDLEARGMADRVLEGVNLVDYGGFVDLVTEHATCQSWL, from the coding sequence ATGCTGCACATCGTGAACAAGTCGCCCCTGGACCGCAACTCCCTGGACACCTGCCTCGCCACGGCGCAGCCGGGCGGCGCCCTGCTGCTCATCGAGGACGGCGTCTACGCCGCGACGAACGGCAATGCCGCCGCCGGCAAGCTCAAGCAGGCCATGGGCCAGATGAAGGTCTATGCATTGCAACCCGATCTGGAGGCGCGCGGCATGGCCGATCGCGTCCTGGAAGGCGTCAACCTGGTCGATTACGGCGGCTTCGTCGATCTCGTGACGGAACACGCCACCTGCCAATCCTGGCTGTAA
- the tusC gene encoding sulfurtransferase complex subunit TusC, with translation MSEGQIKKFMYVNRKAPHGTIYALESLEVVLIAAAFDQDVSLAFMDDGVYQLKKGWNTKGIEVKSFQPTYRALDDYDINKLYVEKEALEARGLTEEDMCVPVEVLSRAEIGKLMETQDVVLSF, from the coding sequence ATGAGCGAAGGACAAATCAAGAAATTCATGTACGTGAACCGCAAGGCGCCGCACGGCACGATCTACGCGCTGGAGTCGCTGGAGGTGGTGCTGATCGCCGCCGCCTTCGACCAGGACGTCAGCCTGGCCTTCATGGACGACGGCGTGTACCAGCTGAAGAAGGGCTGGAACACCAAGGGCATCGAGGTGAAGAGCTTCCAGCCGACCTACCGCGCGCTGGACGACTACGACATCAACAAGCTCTACGTCGAGAAGGAGGCCCTCGAAGCGCGCGGCCTGACGGAAGAGGACATGTGCGTGCCCGTCGAGGTGCTCTCGCGCGCCGAAATTGGCAAGCTGATGGAAACCCAGGACGTGGTCCTGAGCTTCTGA
- the tusD gene encoding sulfurtransferase complex subunit TusD, translating to MKIGILINEGPYTHQATDSAYLFARAAIEKGHQVSRVFFYHDGVNNSTRLTEPPQDDRHIVNRWAKLAQDHGIDLVVCVAAALRRGIKDENLAPGFRISGLGQLIEAGIQAERLVTFGD from the coding sequence ATGAAGATCGGCATCCTGATCAACGAAGGCCCCTACACGCACCAGGCCACGGACAGCGCCTACCTGTTCGCCCGCGCCGCCATCGAGAAGGGACACCAGGTCAGCCGGGTGTTCTTCTACCACGACGGCGTGAACAACTCGACGCGCCTGACCGAGCCGCCGCAGGACGACCGCCACATCGTTAACCGCTGGGCCAAGCTGGCCCAGGATCACGGCATCGACCTGGTGGTGTGCGTGGCCGCCGCCCTGCGCCGCGGCATCAAGGACGAGAACCTGGCGCCCGGCTTCCGCATCTCGGGGCTGGGGCAGCTGATCGAAGCCGGCATCCAGGCCGAACGCCTGGTCACCTTCGGCGATTAA
- the dsrB gene encoding dissimilatory-type sulfite reductase subunit beta, which produces MSQPQLRKPVECGVPDHMQYLHPTLRKNYGNWKYHDRPRPGVLHHVSHSGEEVWSVRAGTQRQMDVYTIRKLCDIADKYAEGHVRFTIRSNIEFMVADEKKVAPLIAELEKSGFPVGGTGNSVSMIAHTQGWLHCDIPGTDASGVVKSLMDELYEEFIHEEMPNRVRLSTSCCEINCGGQADLAIVIQHTKPPKINHDLVANVCERPSVVARCPVAAIRPAMVNGKPSLEVDEKKCVCCGACFPPCPPMQINDPEHSKLAIWVGGKNSNARIKPQFMKMVAAGLPNNAPRWPEVAAVVKKILRVYKEDARPWERMADWIERIGWPRFFEKTGLPFTKYLIDDWRGSRSNLNASTHIRF; this is translated from the coding sequence ATGTCACAACCTCAATTGCGCAAGCCCGTCGAGTGCGGCGTGCCGGACCACATGCAGTACCTGCACCCGACCCTGCGGAAGAACTACGGCAACTGGAAGTACCATGACCGGCCCCGGCCCGGCGTGCTGCACCACGTCTCGCATTCCGGCGAGGAAGTCTGGTCGGTGCGCGCCGGCACGCAGCGCCAGATGGACGTCTACACCATCCGCAAGCTGTGCGACATCGCCGACAAGTACGCCGAAGGCCATGTCCGCTTCACCATCCGCAGCAACATCGAGTTCATGGTCGCCGACGAGAAGAAGGTGGCCCCGCTGATCGCCGAGCTGGAGAAGAGCGGCTTCCCGGTCGGCGGCACCGGCAATTCGGTGTCGATGATCGCCCACACCCAGGGCTGGCTGCACTGCGACATCCCCGGCACCGACGCCTCCGGCGTGGTGAAGTCCCTGATGGACGAGCTCTACGAGGAATTCATCCACGAGGAAATGCCGAACCGCGTGCGCCTGTCCACCTCCTGCTGCGAGATCAACTGCGGCGGCCAGGCCGACCTGGCCATCGTCATCCAGCACACCAAGCCGCCGAAGATCAACCACGACCTCGTCGCCAACGTCTGCGAGCGCCCGTCCGTCGTCGCGCGCTGCCCGGTGGCGGCCATCCGCCCGGCCATGGTAAACGGCAAGCCCTCGCTGGAAGTCGACGAGAAGAAATGCGTCTGCTGCGGCGCCTGCTTCCCGCCCTGCCCGCCCATGCAGATCAACGATCCCGAGCACTCCAAGCTGGCGATCTGGGTCGGCGGCAAGAACTCCAACGCCCGCATCAAGCCGCAGTTCATGAAGATGGTCGCGGCCGGCCTGCCCAACAACGCCCCGCGCTGGCCCGAAGTCGCCGCCGTGGTGAAGAAGATCCTGCGCGTGTACAAGGAAGATGCCCGCCCGTGGGAGCGCATGGCCGACTGGATCGAGCGCATCGGCTGGCCGCGCTTCTTCGAGAAGACCGGCCTGCCCTTCACGAAGTACCTGATCGACGACTGGCGCGGCTCGCGTTCGAACCTGAACGCCTCCACCCATATCCGCTTCTGA
- the dsrA gene encoding dissimilatory-type sulfite reductase subunit alpha: protein MAKKQHDTPNLDQLESGPWPSFVTGLKRLAKDKDGMTDLLGHLEHSYQTRKGYWKGGTVGVFGYGGGVIPRFTEIKDDKEQPVFKDAAEFHTLRIMPPAGMHYNTDILRKFCDIWDKHGSGLIAFHGQSGDIMFQGCTTENVQKAFDEINELGFDLGGAGPAVRTSMACVGHARCEQSCYDEGKGLRTIVNSFLDDIHRPALPYKFKFKFSGCPNDCMNSIQRSDMAIIGTWRDNIQTDEALAKKWFAKHGMNELVNDVVGMCPTRAIQLKEIKAVSKDATVSSVAVNDTQALEINNKDCVRCMHCINVMTGALAPGKDRGATILVGGKRTLKIGDLMGTVVVPFMKLKTDEDYEKLLDLAKRTVDFFAENALEHERTGEMIERIGLVNFLEGIEVEVDPSMISNPRTNPYVRMDDWDEEVARVKAKQAAA, encoded by the coding sequence ATGGCTAAGAAACAGCACGACACGCCCAATCTCGACCAGCTGGAATCGGGCCCCTGGCCCAGCTTCGTCACCGGCCTCAAGCGCCTGGCGAAGGACAAGGATGGCATGACCGACCTGCTCGGCCACCTCGAGCACTCCTACCAGACGCGCAAGGGTTACTGGAAGGGCGGCACGGTCGGCGTCTTCGGCTATGGCGGCGGCGTCATTCCCCGCTTCACCGAGATCAAGGACGACAAGGAGCAGCCGGTCTTCAAGGACGCAGCCGAATTCCACACGCTGCGCATCATGCCGCCGGCCGGCATGCACTATAACACCGACATCCTGCGCAAATTCTGCGACATCTGGGACAAGCACGGCTCCGGCCTGATCGCCTTCCACGGCCAGTCCGGCGACATCATGTTCCAGGGCTGCACCACCGAGAACGTGCAGAAGGCCTTCGACGAGATCAACGAACTGGGCTTCGACCTGGGCGGCGCCGGCCCCGCCGTGCGCACCTCGATGGCCTGCGTCGGCCACGCCCGCTGCGAGCAGTCCTGCTACGACGAGGGCAAGGGCCTGCGCACCATCGTCAATAGCTTCCTCGACGACATCCACCGCCCGGCCCTGCCCTACAAGTTCAAGTTCAAGTTCTCCGGCTGCCCGAACGACTGCATGAACTCCATCCAGCGCTCGGACATGGCCATCATCGGCACCTGGCGCGACAACATCCAGACCGACGAGGCCCTGGCCAAGAAGTGGTTCGCCAAGCACGGCATGAACGAGCTGGTGAACGACGTCGTCGGCATGTGCCCGACGCGCGCCATCCAGCTGAAGGAGATCAAGGCCGTCTCCAAGGACGCCACCGTCTCCAGCGTCGCCGTCAATGACACCCAGGCACTGGAAATCAACAACAAGGACTGCGTGCGCTGCATGCACTGCATCAACGTCATGACCGGCGCCCTCGCCCCGGGCAAGGACCGCGGCGCCACCATCCTGGTCGGCGGCAAGCGCACCCTGAAGATCGGCGACCTGATGGGCACCGTCGTCGTGCCGTTCATGAAGCTGAAGACCGACGAGGATTACGAGAAGCTTCTCGACCTGGCCAAGCGCACCGTCGATTTCTTCGCCGAGAACGCGCTGGAGCACGAGCGCACCGGCGAGATGATTGAGCGCATCGGCCTGGTGAACTTCCTCGAGGGCATCGAGGTCGAGGTCGACCCGAGCATGATCTCGAACCCGCGCACCAACCCCTACGTCCGCATGGACGACTGGGACGAGGAAGTGGCCCGGGTCAAGGCCAAGCAGGCGGCTGCCTGA
- the cas6 gene encoding type I-MYXAN CRISPR-associated protein Cas6/Cmx6 — translation MTVIDVSFEVRCECLPRDYGYALYRALADTLDWLEEDALAGVHPLHGTATADDSLFLGRRARLMLRLPAERAEQALALSGNRLALGSGLEIGPGRVRELMPYATVHSHFVSTGSADEAEFLGLAAAELRAAGLPERMISGKAHVMDTPGGELRGFSLLLHGLTPAQSLAVQARGLGEGRKLGCGIFVPHKSVVAVGADE, via the coding sequence ATGACCGTCATTGACGTCAGCTTCGAGGTTCGTTGCGAGTGCCTGCCGCGCGACTACGGCTACGCGCTGTACCGCGCCCTGGCCGACACGCTCGACTGGCTGGAAGAAGACGCCCTCGCCGGCGTGCATCCCCTGCACGGCACCGCCACGGCCGACGACAGCCTGTTTCTCGGCCGCCGCGCGCGCCTGATGCTGCGGCTCCCGGCGGAACGCGCCGAGCAGGCGCTGGCCCTCTCCGGCAACCGGCTGGCGCTGGGCAGCGGCCTGGAGATCGGCCCGGGCCGCGTGCGCGAGCTGATGCCCTACGCCACGGTGCATTCGCATTTCGTCAGCACCGGCAGCGCCGACGAGGCCGAATTCCTCGGCCTGGCGGCGGCGGAGCTGCGCGCGGCGGGCCTGCCGGAGCGGATGATTTCCGGCAAGGCGCACGTCATGGACACGCCCGGCGGCGAGCTGCGCGGCTTCAGCCTGCTGCTGCACGGCCTGACGCCGGCGCAGTCGCTGGCCGTGCAGGCGCGCGGCCTGGGCGAGGGACGCAAGCTCGGCTGCGGCATCTTCGTGCCGCACAAGTCGGTGGTCGCCGTCGGCGCCGACGAATAA